The following proteins are encoded in a genomic region of Bernardetia sp. MNP-M8:
- a CDS encoding pyridoxal phosphate-dependent aminotransferase, which produces MSTIAQNIDILARRISEMEESQTLAMARKSRELKEQGVDVINMNLGEPDFKTPLFIQEAAKKAIDDGHFYYTPVSGIAPLRQAIAEKLKRENQLAYSADQIVVSTGAKQSIANVMLSIIDKDDEVIIITPYWVSYVGIVQLAQGTPVFVEGKLENDYKATAQDVKAAITSKTKAVIFSSPCNPTGSVFSEKELREIAEVIAPHPQITVIADEIYEYINFGESHFSIGRVESLKDRVVTINGLSKGFAMTGWRLGYAACPAVIAKACDKIQGQVTSGANSITQYAAVAALNGSRKEVGEMKTAYEKRGKLIKSLLDEVEGFKCNTPQGAFYVFPDISDFYGKKYEGKTIANSEDFSMFLLETAHVAVVMGDAFGAPSCIRLSFATSEELIKKAIERISTAVEKLS; this is translated from the coding sequence ATGTCCACTATTGCACAGAATATCGATATTTTAGCTCGTCGAATTTCCGAAATGGAAGAATCTCAAACTCTTGCTATGGCTCGTAAAAGCCGTGAACTCAAAGAACAAGGAGTTGATGTTATCAATATGAATTTGGGAGAGCCTGATTTCAAAACGCCTCTTTTCATTCAAGAAGCTGCCAAAAAAGCGATTGATGACGGACATTTTTACTACACCCCTGTTTCGGGTATTGCACCACTTCGCCAAGCAATTGCTGAAAAGTTAAAAAGAGAAAATCAGTTAGCGTATTCTGCTGACCAAATTGTAGTTTCGACAGGTGCAAAACAATCGATTGCAAATGTAATGCTTTCTATCATTGATAAAGATGATGAGGTAATTATTATTACTCCATACTGGGTTTCTTATGTTGGGATTGTACAATTAGCACAAGGAACACCTGTTTTTGTAGAAGGAAAATTAGAAAATGACTATAAAGCAACGGCACAAGATGTAAAAGCTGCTATTACTTCAAAAACAAAAGCAGTTATTTTTTCTTCGCCTTGTAATCCTACTGGAAGCGTTTTTTCTGAAAAAGAATTGAGAGAAATTGCAGAAGTAATCGCTCCACATCCACAAATTACAGTAATTGCAGACGAAATTTATGAATATATTAATTTTGGCGAATCTCATTTTAGTATCGGAAGAGTAGAGTCTTTGAAAGATAGAGTAGTTACTATAAATGGACTTTCAAAAGGTTTTGCTATGACAGGTTGGCGTTTGGGTTATGCTGCGTGTCCTGCTGTAATTGCAAAAGCATGTGATAAAATTCAAGGACAAGTTACTTCGGGTGCAAATTCAATCACTCAATATGCTGCTGTTGCTGCATTGAATGGAAGCCGAAAAGAAGTAGGAGAAATGAAAACTGCTTATGAAAAAAGAGGAAAACTAATCAAGTCTCTTTTAGATGAAGTAGAAGGTTTCAAATGTAACACTCCACAAGGAGCATTTTATGTTTTTCCTGATATAAGCGATTTTTATGGTAAAAAATATGAAGGCAAAACTATCGCTAATTCAGAAGATTTTTCTATGTTTTTATTAGAAACAGCTCATGTAGCTGTTGTGATGGGAGATGCCTTTGGTGCGCCTTCTTGTATTCGTCTTTCTTTTGCTACTTCGGAAGAACTTATTAAAAAAGCGATTGAAAGAATTTCAACTGCTGTTGAGAAATTGAGTTAA
- a CDS encoding Zn-dependent hydrolase, which translates to MTIQKTSKLAVLSMAICLGFWNCTPEKKTTDDTTTDTTSVVVEESKNELVRPEIYAPFKLTTDISSLSESEKKMIPLLIEAAKIMDGLFWKQAYMGDKDSLLAATENADTKKFIQINYGLWDRLAENQPFMEGVGEKPLGANFYPTNMTKEEYESFDNKEKSSLYTLLRRDADGNLITVPYNEEYKAELEKAADYLRQAAEVAEDKSLKNYLTLRADALVTDKYMASDMAWMDMKTNGIDIIIGAIETYEDHLYGQKAAYSSYVLVKDKSWSERLEKYAALLPQLQKDLPVDAKYKAEKPGSDSQLNAYDVVYYGGDCNAGSKTIAVNLPNDEEVQLKKGTRRSQLKNAMKAKFDQILMPISEMLITPEQRKHITFDAFFENTMFHEVAHGLGIKNTINKKGTVRESLKDMASALEEGKADILGLYMVTKLREMGELSEGELMDNYTTFLAGIFRSVRFGAASAHGKANMIRFNFFNEKGAFEKLPDGTYKVNPDKMAMAVNELSAKILTLQGDGDYEGVTKLADEMGIIKADLQADLDRLSAANIPVDIIFEQGADVLGL; encoded by the coding sequence ATGACTATTCAAAAAACTTCAAAATTAGCTGTTCTGTCAATGGCTATCTGTCTAGGCTTTTGGAACTGTACACCAGAAAAAAAGACAACAGATGATACAACTACTGATACTACAAGTGTAGTAGTAGAAGAGTCTAAAAATGAGCTTGTTCGTCCAGAAATTTATGCTCCTTTCAAACTAACAACCGACATTAGCTCTCTTTCAGAAAGTGAGAAAAAAATGATTCCACTTCTTATTGAAGCTGCTAAAATAATGGATGGTTTGTTTTGGAAACAAGCGTATATGGGCGATAAAGACAGTTTATTAGCAGCAACTGAAAATGCTGACACTAAAAAATTTATACAAATAAATTACGGTCTTTGGGATAGATTGGCTGAAAATCAACCTTTTATGGAAGGTGTAGGAGAAAAACCTCTTGGCGCAAACTTCTACCCAACCAACATGACAAAAGAAGAATATGAATCATTTGATAACAAAGAAAAATCAAGTCTTTATACGCTTCTTCGTAGAGATGCTGATGGAAATTTAATTACAGTTCCTTATAATGAAGAGTACAAAGCAGAATTAGAAAAAGCTGCTGATTATTTGCGTCAAGCTGCTGAAGTTGCAGAAGATAAAAGTCTGAAAAATTACCTTACTCTTCGTGCTGATGCGCTTGTTACAGACAAGTATATGGCGAGTGATATGGCGTGGATGGATATGAAAACCAACGGAATTGATATTATTATTGGTGCAATTGAAACGTACGAAGACCATTTATATGGACAAAAAGCTGCTTATTCGTCTTATGTTTTGGTAAAAGATAAATCTTGGAGTGAGCGTTTGGAAAAATATGCAGCACTCTTACCACAACTTCAAAAAGATTTGCCTGTTGATGCCAAATACAAAGCCGAAAAACCTGGGTCGGATTCTCAACTTAATGCTTATGATGTGGTTTATTATGGGGGAGATTGTAACGCAGGTAGCAAAACCATTGCTGTAAATCTTCCAAATGATGAAGAAGTTCAACTCAAAAAAGGTACTCGTCGTTCGCAGCTAAAGAATGCTATGAAAGCGAAATTTGACCAAATTTTGATGCCAATTTCTGAAATGCTCATTACGCCAGAACAAAGAAAACACATTACTTTTGATGCTTTCTTTGAAAACACCATGTTTCATGAAGTAGCTCATGGTTTAGGAATCAAAAACACAATCAATAAAAAAGGAACAGTTAGAGAATCGTTAAAAGATATGGCTTCTGCACTTGAAGAAGGAAAAGCTGATATTTTAGGATTGTATATGGTAACCAAATTGCGTGAAATGGGCGAACTTTCAGAAGGCGAACTCATGGATAATTATACTACATTTTTGGCTGGTATTTTCCGTTCAGTTCGTTTTGGAGCTGCTTCGGCACACGGAAAAGCAAATATGATTCGTTTTAATTTCTTCAATGAAAAAGGAGCTTTTGAAAAATTACCAGACGGAACATACAAAGTAAATCCTGATAAAATGGCGATGGCTGTAAATGAACTTTCTGCCAAAATCTTGACACTTCAAGGTGATGGCGATTACGAAGGTGTAACAAAATTAGCTGACGAAATGGGAATCATAAAAGCAGATTTGCAAGCTGACTTGGACAGACTTTCGGCTGCAAATATTCCTGTTGATATTATTTTTGAGCAGGGAGCTGATGTTTTGGGACTGTAA
- a CDS encoding FKBP-type peptidyl-prolyl cis-trans isomerase, with protein MNKFTFQPFIFIISIFFLSVFNSCTGSEENKNCPKGAICNDNLQTTETGLKYIHHIHYPENRKPEYNEIMTMHYLLLADNGDTITDTYKLNEPVGQPLLKPAYRGAIEEGFRMLNVGDSATFYVVLDSIKDTELPIGAKTREQMKEIRYVVKLYNTQSKAAFDIDEEVRLKKRTQEQIAIQDKKIVEYMKKELVFEGSKKHPLGLYYRFKEKGTGMPAQIGDSVSFTYQTWTIPFQQVLDQSKKGETVGFVVGARQVLPAWQIAFTQIANEGSKLSLFSPSRFAFGNKDHQGIPPFTMLRFEIEVVDIVRKNEMKK; from the coding sequence ATGAATAAATTCACTTTTCAACCGTTTATATTTATTATTTCAATCTTTTTCTTATCTGTATTTAACTCTTGTACAGGCAGTGAGGAAAATAAAAACTGCCCAAAAGGTGCAATTTGTAACGATAATCTACAAACTACAGAAACAGGTCTAAAATACATTCATCATATTCACTATCCTGAAAATAGAAAACCTGAATATAATGAAATTATGACAATGCACTACCTATTATTAGCAGACAATGGAGATACAATTACGGATACCTACAAACTCAATGAGCCTGTCGGACAACCTTTATTAAAACCTGCTTACCGAGGAGCAATAGAAGAAGGATTTAGAATGCTTAATGTAGGAGATAGTGCTACTTTTTATGTTGTTTTAGATTCTATCAAAGATACCGAACTGCCAATTGGAGCAAAAACAAGAGAGCAAATGAAGGAAATTCGTTATGTAGTCAAATTATATAACACACAGAGTAAGGCTGCTTTTGATATAGATGAAGAGGTGAGGCTTAAAAAACGTACGCAAGAGCAAATAGCAATTCAAGACAAAAAAATTGTAGAATATATGAAAAAAGAATTGGTCTTTGAAGGCTCAAAAAAACACCCCTTAGGACTTTATTATAGATTTAAAGAAAAAGGAACAGGAATGCCAGCACAAATAGGAGACAGTGTTTCTTTTACATATCAGACGTGGACTATTCCTTTTCAACAAGTATTAGATCAATCTAAAAAAGGCGAAACGGTAGGTTTTGTAGTAGGAGCTAGACAAGTGCTTCCTGCTTGGCAAATAGCCTTCACACAGATTGCTAATGAAGGCTCTAAACTCAGTCTTTTTTCTCCCTCTCGTTTTGCTTTTGGAAATAAAGACCATCAAGGAATACCTCCTTTTACAATGCTGCGATTCGAAATTGAAGTAGTAGATATTGTTAGAAAAAATGAAATGAAAAAATAG
- a CDS encoding OmpA family protein: MKNRITFILLSVFLLLGLKNLTFAQVDSNKVLINTTVVDFKQKVRPGETVMFVNTQTGEVFSKISDKEGKCFFVLIKGSEYLIKYKNFGKDVEYQKVQIPDVARLKELKVLVKFQPATAYTLDNVLFETGKANLKGSSFKAIDELASAMTAKSTMEIEIAGHTDNVGDKDANLKLSQERAEAVRDYLIKKGINANRITAKGYGDTKPVADNSTDAGKQQNRRTEVKIIKE, encoded by the coding sequence ATGAAAAATAGAATAACATTTATATTACTTTCAGTTTTCCTTTTATTAGGACTAAAAAACTTGACTTTTGCACAAGTAGACTCTAATAAAGTGCTTATCAATACTACTGTCGTAGATTTCAAACAAAAAGTAAGACCTGGTGAAACTGTCATGTTTGTGAATACCCAAACTGGTGAAGTTTTCTCCAAAATTAGTGATAAAGAAGGAAAGTGTTTTTTTGTTTTGATAAAGGGCAGTGAATATCTTATCAAATATAAAAATTTTGGGAAAGATGTAGAATACCAAAAAGTTCAAATTCCTGATGTAGCACGTCTTAAGGAATTGAAAGTATTAGTAAAATTTCAACCAGCAACAGCTTATACACTTGATAATGTACTCTTCGAAACTGGAAAAGCAAATCTAAAAGGTTCTTCTTTTAAAGCTATTGACGAACTAGCATCAGCTATGACAGCTAAATCAACGATGGAAATAGAAATTGCAGGTCATACAGATAATGTAGGAGACAAAGATGCCAACCTAAAACTTTCACAAGAACGAGCTGAAGCAGTCCGTGATTATCTGATAAAAAAAGGAATTAATGCCAACCGTATTACAGCAAAAGGCTATGGAGACACCAAACCTGTTGCTGATAATAGTACAGACGCTGGGAAGCAGCAAAATCGCCGTACGGAAGTTAAAATAATTAAAGAATAA
- a CDS encoding DUF6688 family protein — protein sequence MKIIIILLVVGCLLSALLVCIEFLIYLFINKRVFNKNLEKTIDVLVIVGLPFLYFILLEKSTNDCCSESATFSPEHRLTIYALMGISILAGIYSIFKQKILSPVLEVFVNATLLLGFVLNIFVAIQVKEIAILGNLPISIVFVFQLIKSQNQFLESNFIQLSEVQKLTNPIEKMAWRILRLEPILKYPILLILALPILVIIVCFLLLFGQKPDSIIRAFTDTYKHSFSQLDYMCDNVNYGGHFLCSVAANGHSDVVKPVRYGERGGNKIICNRQLLVANAFEELLEENFPKLHHLIRRNYNKVGNVVHKYYSIFNNKFVADSVYFLMKPLELIFIIMLYTFDRKPENRIAKQYLNKNDRRELQGIEIGK from the coding sequence ATGAAAATTATAATAATATTGCTAGTAGTAGGTTGCTTACTATCTGCTTTGCTTGTCTGTATTGAGTTTTTAATTTATCTTTTCATAAATAAAAGAGTATTTAATAAAAACTTAGAAAAAACTATTGATGTTTTGGTAATTGTAGGATTACCTTTTTTGTATTTCATACTTCTAGAAAAAAGCACAAATGACTGTTGTAGTGAAAGTGCTACTTTTTCTCCAGAACACAGACTTACAATTTACGCTCTGATGGGTATTTCTATTTTAGCAGGTATTTATTCTATTTTTAAACAGAAAATACTAAGTCCTGTTTTAGAAGTTTTTGTCAATGCTACTTTATTGCTTGGATTTGTACTTAATATTTTTGTAGCCATTCAAGTAAAAGAAATAGCCATTTTAGGGAATCTACCAATAAGTATTGTATTTGTTTTCCAACTTATAAAAAGTCAAAATCAATTCCTAGAATCTAATTTTATTCAGCTTTCAGAAGTACAAAAATTGACTAATCCAATAGAAAAAATGGCTTGGAGAATCTTGCGTCTTGAGCCAATTCTAAAATATCCTATTTTGCTGATTTTGGCTTTGCCTATCTTGGTAATTATTGTTTGTTTTCTATTGTTATTTGGTCAAAAGCCAGATTCTATAATTCGTGCTTTTACAGATACCTATAAACACAGTTTTTCTCAGCTTGACTATATGTGCGATAACGTAAATTATGGAGGACATTTCTTGTGTTCGGTAGCTGCAAATGGTCATTCAGACGTTGTAAAGCCTGTTAGATATGGAGAAAGAGGTGGAAACAAAATTATTTGTAATCGCCAGCTTTTGGTAGCAAATGCTTTTGAAGAATTGCTAGAAGAAAACTTTCCAAAACTACATCATCTAATAAGACGAAATTATAATAAAGTTGGAAATGTAGTCCACAAATATTATAGCATTTTTAATAATAAATTTGTAGCTGATTCTGTCTATTTTCTAATGAAACCTTTGGAGCTTATTTTTATTATTATGCTCTATACTTTTGATAGAAAACCTGAAAATAGAATTGCAAAACAGTATTTGAATAAAAATGATAGGAGGGAATTGCAGGGAATAGAGATTGGAAAATAA
- a CDS encoding AMP-binding protein, whose amino-acid sequence MDKIWLKSYPEGIPAEINPDEYSSLLELFEESIAKYGDKIAYENMGATLTFNELDEKSAAFAAYLQRKGLQKGDRFVIQSPNLIQYPIAIFGVLRAGLIVVNTNPLYTPKEMEHQFKDSGAKGILILANFAANLEKIIKHTSIEHVIVTEVADMVGGLKGWAMNMAIKYLKKMVPSYSLPQEISFKDALYEGKKYNYSKPKFDSGDVAFLQYTGGTTGVSKGAMLTHRNILANMQQLVAWINASPIKEGVETGITALPLYHIFALTFNCFGFLRYGVKNVLITNPRDMAGFVEELKKHKMGLISGVNTLFNGLLNQPEFKNVDFSHLKVALGGGMAVQEAVNNRWKEVTGQPIAEAYGLTETSPGLIVNPLSGDVRIGWIGLPLPSTEVRILDDAGNDVELGQPGEICGKGPQIMKGYWQRPEETANVMIGDYFKTGDIGIMDEEGYFKIVDRKKEMILVSGFNVYPNEIEGVIALNDKVLEVGVIGIPDEKSHEAIMACIVKKDDSLTKEEIRAFCKEHLTGYKVPKHVVFKDELPKSNVGKILRRVLKEQELGTEKV is encoded by the coding sequence ATGGACAAAATTTGGCTCAAATCATACCCAGAAGGCATTCCAGCAGAAATAAATCCAGATGAATATTCTTCACTTTTGGAATTATTCGAAGAAAGCATTGCAAAATATGGCGATAAAATCGCTTATGAAAACATGGGTGCAACACTTACATTTAATGAATTAGATGAAAAAAGTGCAGCCTTTGCAGCCTATCTACAAAGAAAAGGATTACAGAAAGGCGACCGTTTTGTTATTCAATCGCCTAACTTAATTCAGTATCCAATTGCTATTTTTGGTGTATTGCGTGCAGGATTGATTGTAGTAAACACAAATCCTCTTTATACGCCAAAAGAAATGGAACATCAGTTTAAAGATTCTGGTGCAAAAGGCATTTTGATTTTGGCAAACTTTGCTGCTAATCTTGAAAAAATTATCAAGCATACAAGTATAGAGCATGTAATTGTTACAGAAGTAGCTGATATGGTAGGTGGTTTGAAAGGTTGGGCTATGAATATGGCTATTAAATATTTGAAGAAAATGGTTCCTTCTTATTCTCTTCCACAAGAAATTTCTTTTAAAGATGCGCTTTATGAAGGAAAGAAATATAATTATAGCAAACCAAAATTTGATTCTGGCGATGTAGCATTTTTGCAATATACAGGAGGAACGACAGGTGTTTCGAAGGGAGCAATGCTAACTCACAGAAATATTTTAGCCAATATGCAACAACTTGTTGCTTGGATAAATGCTAGTCCGATTAAAGAAGGAGTAGAAACTGGAATTACGGCACTTCCACTCTATCATATTTTTGCGCTTACCTTCAACTGCTTTGGATTTTTGCGTTACGGAGTGAAAAATGTTCTGATTACAAACCCTAGAGATATGGCAGGTTTTGTAGAAGAACTCAAAAAACACAAAATGGGACTTATTAGTGGTGTAAATACACTTTTCAATGGTCTTTTGAATCAGCCAGAATTTAAAAATGTAGATTTTTCTCATCTTAAAGTAGCTCTAGGTGGTGGAATGGCAGTACAAGAAGCTGTAAATAATCGTTGGAAAGAGGTAACAGGACAGCCAATTGCAGAAGCGTATGGCTTGACAGAAACTTCACCAGGACTTATCGTAAATCCTTTATCTGGAGATGTTCGCATTGGTTGGATTGGACTTCCTCTTCCAAGTACAGAAGTACGCATTTTGGATGATGCAGGCAACGATGTAGAACTCGGACAACCAGGAGAGATTTGTGGAAAAGGACCTCAAATTATGAAAGGTTATTGGCAACGTCCTGAAGAAACAGCAAATGTAATGATAGGTGATTACTTCAAAACTGGAGATATTGGAATAATGGATGAAGAAGGCTATTTCAAAATTGTTGATAGAAAGAAAGAAATGATTTTGGTCTCAGGATTCAATGTTTATCCAAACGAAATTGAAGGTGTAATTGCACTCAATGATAAAGTTTTGGAAGTAGGAGTAATCGGAATTCCAGATGAAAAGTCACATGAGGCAATTATGGCTTGTATCGTAAAGAAAGATGACAGCCTTACAAAAGAAGAAATAAGAGCTTTCTGTAAAGAACATTTGACAGGTTACAAAGTACCAAAACACGTAGTTTTTAAAGATGAATTGCCAAAATCTAATGTGGGTAAAATTCTTAGACGTGTTTTGAAAGAACAAGAGTTGGGTACAGAAAAAGTATAG
- a CDS encoding phosphoribosyltransferase family protein, giving the protein MQSSTKLNQTEGQILNSEQTKQKIRRLAFEIYEENFEEKTLILAGIEGMGMLLTKELAKELEQISPLEIIQICIRLDKLQPTQSEVVLDCETSVFENQSIILIDDVLNTGRTLAYSLRPFLKVRIKELHTAVLIDRGHHSFPIAADFAGLRLSTTLQERIEVILDNEKKYGVYLH; this is encoded by the coding sequence TTGCAATCCTCAACTAAACTAAATCAAACAGAAGGTCAAATCCTTAATTCTGAACAAACAAAGCAAAAAATACGCAGACTAGCCTTTGAGATTTATGAAGAAAATTTTGAAGAAAAAACGCTCATTTTGGCAGGAATTGAAGGAATGGGAATGCTTCTGACAAAAGAACTAGCCAAAGAACTAGAACAAATATCGCCTTTAGAGATAATACAAATCTGTATTCGATTAGACAAACTTCAACCTACTCAAAGCGAAGTAGTCTTAGATTGTGAAACATCTGTTTTCGAAAACCAATCTATTATTTTGATAGATGATGTTTTGAATACAGGCAGAACCCTTGCCTATAGTCTTCGTCCGTTTTTAAAAGTAAGAATTAAGGAACTTCATACAGCAGTTTTGATAGATAGAGGACATCATTCTTTTCCCATTGCAGCCGATTTTGCTGGGCTTCGGTTATCTACCACTTTGCAGGAACGAATTGAAGTAATCTTAGATAATGAAAAAAAATATGGTGTTTATTTGCATTAG
- a CDS encoding prohibitin family protein has product MNYHKLNSKFILSLLFLIVFSFSLSSCGIVRPGEVGVKQRFGKIIGGVRQPGMYLHNPFFSKIVKVPTRTINMYASLTSLPTKEGLNISCDLSVLFHIEEKYALQVVQTVGVKNGENIIMSVLRSSVADVTAQFAAKDLYTSERHQIETAIAEKMTERLGDRGFKVESILLKSIILPAQLSRTIEEKLQAEQQSQTMKFVLERQRQEAERMKIEAEGIRDAQKIISESLNEIALKYLSIEAFKDLSKSNNAKVIITNGKTPFLINEDGD; this is encoded by the coding sequence ATGAACTATCACAAACTCAATTCAAAATTTATTTTATCTCTTTTATTTCTTATTGTTTTTTCCTTTTCTCTTTCTTCCTGTGGCATTGTCCGACCAGGAGAAGTGGGAGTAAAACAGCGTTTTGGAAAAATAATCGGAGGAGTTCGACAACCTGGGATGTATTTGCATAATCCTTTTTTTAGTAAGATTGTTAAAGTTCCGACCCGAACAATAAATATGTATGCTTCTCTTACTTCCTTACCTACAAAAGAGGGTCTGAATATTAGTTGTGATTTGTCGGTATTGTTTCATATTGAAGAAAAATATGCCTTACAAGTAGTGCAAACAGTAGGAGTAAAAAATGGCGAAAACATAATTATGAGTGTACTTCGCTCATCAGTAGCTGATGTAACAGCACAGTTTGCAGCCAAAGATTTATATACTTCAGAACGCCATCAAATAGAAACTGCTATTGCTGAAAAAATGACAGAGCGTTTGGGAGATAGAGGTTTTAAGGTAGAGTCTATTCTTTTAAAAAGTATTATTTTACCTGCTCAACTTTCTAGAACCATAGAAGAGAAATTACAAGCCGAACAACAATCTCAAACTATGAAATTTGTTTTGGAACGTCAAAGGCAAGAAGCCGAACGAATGAAAATTGAAGCCGAAGGAATTCGTGATGCTCAAAAAATTATTAGTGAATCACTTAATGAAATAGCTCTAAAATATTTGAGTATAGAAGCATTTAAAGACCTTTCAAAATCCAATAATGCAAAAGTAATTATCACAAACGGAAAAACTCCTTTTTTGATAAATGAAGATGGAGATTAA